One window of the Pseudanabaena sp. BC1403 genome contains the following:
- a CDS encoding fatty acid desaturase, producing the protein MRGNFPSTTPNHLEVINFNLASMKTPINLSSENSDSIIHSVLEASENPMTGIAIALLIISLWSISLGFLLMAEQVQQTSIIWKSMAIMVQAFLYTGLFITAHDAMHGAVFSKHPHINYCIGSLSLLLYGLFSYNQLQKKHFQHHHAPASEFDPDFHDGKHKNMVAWYIYFMQRYWSWWQFASLVMTYYGMHRFLHIANANLILFWIIPTIISSMQIFYFGTFIPHREPIGGYQNSSRTHSVYRPFLWSFLTCYHFGYHQEHHLQPDIPWWKLPSIISLR; encoded by the coding sequence GAAGTGATTAACTTCAATCTTGCATCAATGAAAACACCTATAAATTTATCTTCAGAAAACTCAGATTCTATAATTCATAGCGTATTAGAAGCTTCGGAAAATCCTATGACTGGGATAGCGATCGCTCTATTAATTATTTCTCTGTGGTCGATTAGTTTAGGTTTTTTGTTGATGGCAGAGCAAGTCCAGCAAACTTCTATAATATGGAAGTCTATGGCGATAATGGTTCAAGCTTTCCTTTACACGGGGCTTTTTATCACTGCTCATGACGCAATGCACGGAGCTGTTTTTTCTAAACATCCTCATATTAATTACTGCATTGGATCACTCTCCCTACTGTTATATGGGTTGTTTTCCTATAATCAGTTACAAAAAAAGCACTTTCAGCACCATCACGCTCCTGCTAGTGAATTCGACCCTGATTTTCATGATGGCAAGCATAAAAATATGGTTGCTTGGTATATATACTTTATGCAGCGCTACTGGAGTTGGTGGCAGTTCGCGAGTTTAGTCATGACTTATTATGGTATGCATCGCTTTCTGCATATTGCTAATGCTAATTTAATACTATTTTGGATAATTCCTACAATTATCAGTTCGATGCAGATCTTCTATTTTGGAACTTTTATTCCTCATCGTGAACCCATCGGTGGCTATCAAAATTCCTCTCGTACACACAGTGTTTATCGTCCTTTTCTTTGGTCATTCCTCACTTGCTATCATTTCGGCTATCACCAAGAGCATCATCTACAACCCGATATACCTTGGTGGAAGCTACCCTCTATTATTAGCTTAAGATAA